In Kutzneria kofuensis, the DNA window GTCGGCGAACTCGCCGGCGGCCAGTCGGTCGAGCAGGGAGTGCTGGAGCTGCTGCCACAGCGGTGTCGTCCCGGATCGGTCCAATGTGCGCCCCACCACGGGAGGAACGCTACCGGTTGCCTAATGTTCGGACATCTCGTAGCGTAAATGTACGGACATTAGGAGGTGGTCATGGCCCGGACGATCGTCGCGGCACCGCAGACGCACGTCGCGAACCGCATTCCGGGCCTGGCTGTGACCCTGCTGGTGGCGGCCGTCGCCACCGGCCTGGGCCTCCTCGCTCCCGTGGTGGGCGGACCGGTGTTCGCGATCATCCTGGGCGTCCTTGCGGCCACGGTCGTCAAGCCGCTGCGGTCGAGCCGGCTCGCGCCGGGATACGCCCTGGCCTCGAAGGGCGTCCTGCAGCTGTCCATCGTGGTGCTGGGCACGGGCCTGTCGCTGCAGCAAGTGGTGCACGTGGGTGTGTCGTCGCTGCCGGTCATGCTGGGCACGCTGGCGGTGGCGCTCGGCGGCGCCTGGCTGCTGGGCAAGTGGCTCAAGGTCGGCACGGACACCAAGACCCTGATCGGCGTCGGCACGGGTATCTGCGGCGCGTCGGCGATCGCGGCGACGACGGCGGTGATCAAGCCGAAGGACACCGAAGTCGCCTACGCGATCGGCACGATCTTCACCTTCAACATCGCGGCGGTGCTGCTCTTCCCGCCGCTGGGCCACCTGCTCGGCCTGAGCCCGCACGCCTTCGGCCTGTGGAGCGGCACGGCCGTCAACGACACCTCGTCGGTGGTCGCGGCGGCCTACGCGTACGGCGGCGACGCCGGCCCGTACGCGATCGTCGTCAAGCTGACCCGCAGCCTGATGATCA includes these proteins:
- a CDS encoding YeiH family protein, with product MARTIVAAPQTHVANRIPGLAVTLLVAAVATGLGLLAPVVGGPVFAIILGVLAATVVKPLRSSRLAPGYALASKGVLQLSIVVLGTGLSLQQVVHVGVSSLPVMLGTLAVALGGAWLLGKWLKVGTDTKTLIGVGTGICGASAIAATTAVIKPKDTEVAYAIGTIFTFNIAAVLLFPPLGHLLGLSPHAFGLWSGTAVNDTSSVVAAAYAYGGDAGPYAIVVKLTRSLMIIPIVIGLAFLKARRDDEVHLPWHRIVPLFLIGFVVAAATDTAGLIPDSWHPALSTLGTFLITTALAGIGLSLRFADMRKAGTRPLLLGGLLWIAVAASSLGLQALTGL